Below is a genomic region from Campylobacter geochelonis.
AATGCGAGAGAGATTTAACCTATCTGGCGTGCCTGTAGTTTTAATCCCTAAAAATCGAGGCTCAAGCGATGAAGAAAAGTAACAATCTAGTCTTAATCGGCTTCATGGGAGTTGGCAAAGGTACGGTAGGCAGGGAACTAGCTAAAGCTTTGAATAAATTTGCTATCGATGGTGATGATATGATAGAAAGCTTTGCGAACAAAAAAATCAAAGCGATTTTTCAAGAAGATGGCGAAGAGGTGTTTAGAGAAATAGAAAAAAACTTAGCTAAATTTCTATCTTCAAGTGTTTCTAACGCTATTATTTCAACTGGTGGCGGGTTTTATAAGGTAAAAGGCTTAGAAAAAATCGGAACCATTATCTACCTAAAAAGTAGTTTTGAAGCGATTTTAACGCGCATAAACGCTTCGCCAAACGCAAGCAAAAAACTAACCAAACGCCCTCTTTTACAAGACTTAGAAAAGGCAAAAACCTTGCATAAAGAGCGAGAAAAAGGGTATGAAAGCAAAGCTGATATCACTGTAAATGTCGAGGGCAAAACCCCAAAACAAATCGTAAAAGAGATAAAAAAACAGCTAAAAATCGCTAAATTTAAGTAAAACTCTAAATTTAGCCTAAATTTATTAAAAATAGACAAAAAAGGAAAAAAATGAGAACATTAACCGGACTTCAACCATCAGGAAAACTTCACCTAGGCAACTATTTTGCATCCATTAAACAGATGGTAGAGGCGCAAAATGGTGGTGAAGAGATGTTTATGTTTATAGCAAACTACCACGCTATGACCTCTGTTGGCGATGGAGTTAAGTTAAAAAACGCAACCTATGAAGCAGCAAGCGCCTTTCTTGCGCTTGGTATAGACTCAGCAAAATCGACTTTTTGGGTGCAAAGCGATGTTAAAGAGGTGCTTGAGCTTTACTGGATTTTAAGCGGATACACGCCGATGGGTCTGCTTGAACGAGCACACGCGTATAAAGATAAGGTTGCAAAGGGTTTTGAAAGTAAACATGACTTGTTCTCTTATCCGGTTTTAATGGCGGCCGATATTTTGTTATATAGCTCAAATGTCGTTCCTGTGGGAAAAGATCAAATCCAACATGTCGAAATCGCACGCGATATCGCGCTTAAATTTAACAACGCTCATGGCGAAATTTTAACCCTGCCTGAGGCTAGAGTCGATGAGTTTGTTGCGACAGTTCCGGGGACTGATGGCGCAAAAATGAGTAAAAGTTATGGAAATACCATTGATATTTTTGCCGATGCAAAAACGCTTAAAAAACAAATCGGCAAAATCGTAACCGATAGCACCGCTCTTGAAGAGCCAAAAGAGTGGAAAAACTGCAACATTTTTACCATCGCAAAGCTGTTTTTAAACAATGATGAGCAAAAAGCACTAGCCGCTCGCTATGAAAAAGGTGGTGAGGGATATGGACACTTCAAGGCATATTTAAACGATGTGATTTGGGAATATTTTAAAGAGGCTAGAGAGAAATTTGAGTATTATAACGCCAACCACGATATTTTGGATGAAATTTTAGACGCAGGAGCCGATAAAGCACGAAAAGAAGCCGTTAAATTAATGGATAAAGTGCGAAATGCAACTGGAATTTATAGGTAGAATTGCTTGAATAAAATCAATATGGGTATCGAATTTCCTTATGACAAAACCAAGCCCAAATCCATAGAGAAATATGCGAAAAACTTGATAGGAAAGACTTTTCGCGATGTTTTAAAATCAAATTTTACTGATAACAAATTGATTCAACAAATAGCTTATTTTAATAATCCAAAAAGTAAAGGGAGCTTAGGAAATTTACTAGAAGAGTTTTATTTTTTATATAAACCAAATAGTGATTCTTCGGCTGATTTTCCAGAAGCTGGGGTTGAACTTAAAGTTACTCCTTATGAAATCACATCAAATAGGAAAATAAGAGCTGGAGAGCGATTAGTAATCACAATGATTCCTAATAATAAGCCTATTGATAAGAACTTTAAGAAATCGCATTTGATAGATAAACTTAAACTTATCTTATTTGTTTTATATCTAAGAAATAAAAAACTACAAAGAATAGATTACAAAATAAATTATGTAAATTTATTCAATATTTTGTCAAAAAAATGCAAAGATGACTTAGAAATAATTATTGATGATTATAAAAAAATCGTTAGCAAAATACAAAGTGGTCTAGCTCATAAATTATCAGAAAGCGACACTCAGTATTTAGGAGCTTGTACCAAAGGAGCAAGTGCCGCAAGAAGCTTGCAAAACCAATTTTATAATGACAAAGTTAAGGCAAAACGAAGAGCTTTTTCATTAAAACAATCATATATGACATACATTATAAATCATTATATTTTAAATAATGTCGAAACTTTTGATTCTATTTTTCATAGCAATGAACTTAAAAATACAAGCTTTGAGTCAGCAATAATAAATAAAATTTCAAATTTCATAGATAAAAGCGAGGACGAATTATATTCTAAATTTGAAATCACACGCTCAAAAAGAGCTAATAATTCTTTAATTATGACAATACTAGGCGTAAAAACAGATAATGCTAAAGAATTTGAAAAAGCAAATATACAGATAAAAACAATAAGAGTTAAGAAAAATGGCGAACCAAGAGAGCATATGTCATTTCCAACTTTTAAAATTTTAGAATTTATTGCGGAAGATTTTGAAGCGTCTAAACTTTATAATATTTTTTCACAAACAAAATTTTTATTTGTTATTTTTCAAGAAAAAGAAGATGGTTTATATTATCTTAATGGTGCAAAATTTTGGAATATGCCTATAGTTCAATTAGAAAAAAGTGGAAAAAAAGAATGGAAAATGTATCAAAATAAATTTAAAAATGGCATTAAATTTAATATAAGATGTTGTGAAAATTCTATAATAATCGATAACGACTTGCCAACCGCAAGCAATACGAATATCTTTCATGTCAGACTTCATTCTACAAATACCGCTTATGTAATTAATGGCACTAAATATGGAAGAGGAAAAGAAAGCGATATGGATATCTTACCAAATGGAGATAAAATGACCAAACAATGCTTTTGGTTAAATAAAAGCTACATCAAAAAACAAATAAAAGAGTTGATTTTATGAAACTTGATGTAGTTGAACTATTTGCTGGAGTTGGTGGATTTAGAGTTGGCTTAAATCATATAAAAAGTATTGATAAAAATAGTAAAAAAGCGATAGAAAATGACAAATGGAATTTTGTTTGGGCTAATCAATTTGAACCATCAACCAAAACACAACACGCCTTTGAATGCTACATAACACGTTTTGGTCTAAAAAATCATTCCAATACCGACATCAGCAAGGTAGATAAAACAACAATTCCAAACCACTCTTTATTAGTTGGTGGTTTTCCATGCCAAGATTATTCTGTTGCTAGGCCTTTATCAAAAGAGCAAGGAATTCAAGGTAAAAAAGGAGTGTTATTTTGGGATATAAAAGATATTTTATCCAAAAAAAATACTCCTTTTATCTTGCTTGAAAATGTAGATAGACTTTTAAAATCTCCAGCTTCACAAAGAGGCAGAGACTTTGCAGTTATGTTAAAAACATTTGATGAGTTGGGATATTATGTATTTTGGCGAGTCATAAATGCAAGCGATTATGGTTTTCCACAAAAAAGATTAAGAGTTTTCATTTTTGCAGTTAAAAAAGGTACAAAATATGCAAAGAAATTTAGTAATTTAAAAAACGAAAGCATCCTTCATAAATCTTTGCTTAATATAACTTTTCCTTGCGATTTTGACTCAATTAAAAATATAAATTTAAATAAATACAAAGATATTTTTGATATTTCTAATAATTATATAGATGGAAAATTTTTAGAAACAGGAGCGATGATTAGCTCAAATATATTTTGTGCAAATGCCAAAGCAAAAAAAGAGAACATCTATACACTTCAAAATATACTAAATTTAGCCAATAATTACAACCCAAAAACTATGCAAAACTATATAATAGATGATACAAAATTAGAAAAATGGCAATATTTAAAAGGTTCAAAAAAAATTGAAAGAATCTCAGCTTTAGGTCATAAATACACTTATAGTGAAGGCACTATGAGTTTTCCTGATAATTTACAAGCTCCTGCAAGGACTATGCTCACAAGTGAAGGTAGCGCAAATCGCTCTTCTCATATAATTTTTGATAAGAATTTAAACACTTATAGAATCTTAAGCGAAGTTGAATGCGAACTTATACAAATGTTTCCACCAAACTGGACAGATACTATGCCATCAAGAAGAAGATACTTTATGATGGGAAATGCACTAGTAACGGGAATCATCTCAAGATTAGAGCCAAATTTAAGCAAAATAATTTTAAATGAATAATATAAATATATAAAATGGATATTAATATGATATATAAACTAGAAATCACAGAAATTTTAAGTAAAATTGTTGAAGTTGAAGCTAATAATTTTATGGAAGCTTATCTAAAAACCAAGCAAAATTATGAAAATGAACGAATAATACTTGACGAAAATGATTTTATGGATTATGAAATAAAAGAATTTAGTAATAGATAATAAATTTATATTTTTAGCGGTAGTTCAACAACAGGAATCGCAGCAAATTTGCTTAACAGAAATTTAAAAAGAATTCTTTGAGATGTCAATTACTAGAAAAAATGAGCTAGAAAATAATAGAACTCAAATTTTTAATAAAATCAAAGATTTAAAGCTTCTAAACAACAAAGCAGTAAATTTATAAATGATTAAAATCACCTAAACACTTCAGTCTTTAGGTGATTTTTTAAAACTTATATCCCATCTCGTTTTCTAAAGATATGAACGATGTATGTTATCATAAAACAGACTATTTCAGGTACTATCCAGCCAAGTCCAGTATCAAAAAACGGCAGTTTTGATGCATACTCACCAACCACTCCAAGCGAAATTCCACTATATCCAAGCGCACTTAGTATCCCAACAACTACCGCTACATAAATGCACGAGCGATAAATCAGCTTTGAGCCCTCTATCACACCATCAATTAATGCTAAAATTATCAAAACTATCGTAACTGGATAAAGTCCGATTAGCACAGGAATACTAAATTTAAGTATCGCATCAAGTCCAGCATTTGCCACACAAAAGCTAAGCACAGACCACGCCACAACCCAAAATTTATAACTTAACTTTGTTACACTTGAGAAATACTCGCTCGCTGAGCCGATTAACCCAACAGTCGTTGTCAAACATGCAAGCAAGAAAATCGCCCCTAAAATCACCCTTCCAAACTCACCAAAAAGATGATATGTGATTTGCGATAAAAGATTTGCGCCATTGCTAACTTCAGTAAAAAGCGTACCGCTACTTGCGCCAAGATAGGCAAGCATCATATAAACACTCATCAAAATCGCACCAGCTAAAATACCCGCCTTTATAGTCGCACTTACCAAAACTGCT
It encodes:
- a CDS encoding shikimate kinase; the encoded protein is MKKSNNLVLIGFMGVGKGTVGRELAKALNKFAIDGDDMIESFANKKIKAIFQEDGEEVFREIEKNLAKFLSSSVSNAIISTGGGFYKVKGLEKIGTIIYLKSSFEAILTRINASPNASKKLTKRPLLQDLEKAKTLHKEREKGYESKADITVNVEGKTPKQIVKEIKKQLKIAKFK
- the trpS gene encoding tryptophan--tRNA ligase, coding for MRTLTGLQPSGKLHLGNYFASIKQMVEAQNGGEEMFMFIANYHAMTSVGDGVKLKNATYEAASAFLALGIDSAKSTFWVQSDVKEVLELYWILSGYTPMGLLERAHAYKDKVAKGFESKHDLFSYPVLMAADILLYSSNVVPVGKDQIQHVEIARDIALKFNNAHGEILTLPEARVDEFVATVPGTDGAKMSKSYGNTIDIFADAKTLKKQIGKIVTDSTALEEPKEWKNCNIFTIAKLFLNNDEQKALAARYEKGGEGYGHFKAYLNDVIWEYFKEAREKFEYYNANHDILDEILDAGADKARKEAVKLMDKVRNATGIYR
- a CDS encoding Sau3AI family type II restriction endonuclease; amino-acid sequence: MNKINMGIEFPYDKTKPKSIEKYAKNLIGKTFRDVLKSNFTDNKLIQQIAYFNNPKSKGSLGNLLEEFYFLYKPNSDSSADFPEAGVELKVTPYEITSNRKIRAGERLVITMIPNNKPIDKNFKKSHLIDKLKLILFVLYLRNKKLQRIDYKINYVNLFNILSKKCKDDLEIIIDDYKKIVSKIQSGLAHKLSESDTQYLGACTKGASAARSLQNQFYNDKVKAKRRAFSLKQSYMTYIINHYILNNVETFDSIFHSNELKNTSFESAIINKISNFIDKSEDELYSKFEITRSKRANNSLIMTILGVKTDNAKEFEKANIQIKTIRVKKNGEPREHMSFPTFKILEFIAEDFEASKLYNIFSQTKFLFVIFQEKEDGLYYLNGAKFWNMPIVQLEKSGKKEWKMYQNKFKNGIKFNIRCCENSIIIDNDLPTASNTNIFHVRLHSTNTAYVINGTKYGRGKESDMDILPNGDKMTKQCFWLNKSYIKKQIKELIL
- the dcm gene encoding DNA (cytosine-5-)-methyltransferase: MKLDVVELFAGVGGFRVGLNHIKSIDKNSKKAIENDKWNFVWANQFEPSTKTQHAFECYITRFGLKNHSNTDISKVDKTTIPNHSLLVGGFPCQDYSVARPLSKEQGIQGKKGVLFWDIKDILSKKNTPFILLENVDRLLKSPASQRGRDFAVMLKTFDELGYYVFWRVINASDYGFPQKRLRVFIFAVKKGTKYAKKFSNLKNESILHKSLLNITFPCDFDSIKNINLNKYKDIFDISNNYIDGKFLETGAMISSNIFCANAKAKKENIYTLQNILNLANNYNPKTMQNYIIDDTKLEKWQYLKGSKKIERISALGHKYTYSEGTMSFPDNLQAPARTMLTSEGSANRSSHIIFDKNLNTYRILSEVECELIQMFPPNWTDTMPSRRRYFMMGNALVTGIISRLEPNLSKIILNE
- a CDS encoding DpnD/PcfM family protein yields the protein MIYKLEITEILSKIVEVEANNFMEAYLKTKQNYENERIILDENDFMDYEIKEFSNR